The DNA window ACCTTTTTTGTGAATTATCCAACATACATATTTTGGTGCAAGTGACTAGTTCAGATAAGCATTACTTTTTTGAGAACCTAACACTGTAATATCTCTTGCGTACCTTCAACAGATAAGCATTACTTTCTCTTGCGTACTTGCCGGTTTCGGCGGCCTTTTGCAACGGTGGCCTcttctacatgaccatgtcgtaaGTATGAAGTTTCCTCACTCTCGAGAATCATAGGGAGGGTCCAATCACCAAAAGGAGGGACTTCATCAAATTGATTGTACTCTTCCTCCTCCACagcatcttcaactccgacaacCCGTTTTTTACCGGGGAGAACTACAAGGCGTTTCTTGTTTTGCGTGTCGAGCACATAAAAGACTTGTGAAACCTGAGCTGCAAGTACGAATGGTTCATCCTTGTACCCAACCTGTTCAAAATCAACGGTAGTGAATCCATATCTGTCCTTGTTGATGCCCCTTGTGCCCTTAACCCAACGGCACCGAAAAACAGTCACCTTGAAGGGCTCCTTGACCCCAGGATAAGTTAGCTCCCAGATCTCCTCTATCTGACCATAGTATGCATCCTTCTGTACGTCAGTGTTGTCCAAAGCAACTacacgaacaccactattttggtacaCACTTTTCTTGTCTTGAGCCAAGGTGTAAAATGTGTATCCATTTATGTCATATCCCTGATAACTTGTGATTGTGAACAAAGGGCCTTCTGCTAGGTTCCGAAGCCCTTCATCTGTGCAAGAGCTCAAACTGAGGATCCGCTTTTTGAACCAAATGTTGAATCCCTTCATATGTGCCCTCCCTATCCATGCTTCGCTCCGACCTGGATTCTCTTGACGCAACTGCTCCTTATGCTCCTCGATATAAGGTGACACTTCTAGTGTGTGTACCAACACGAGAAAGTGAGCCCGCTGGTAATCATCCGGATCTGGATTAAGTGTCTTCTTCCCAAGAGTCCCTATCCCCGCtagccttccctcatggggagaCTTATATAAGCCGATTGGATTTGTAGGATCAATGTAACCAAGGCACCAATCAACCACCTCCTCAGCAGAGTAACCCTGGACCATGCTTCCCTCAGGATGAACCCGACTCTTTGTATACCGGTTCAAAGTGCTCATGAATCTCTCATACGGGTACATATGATGCAGGAACACGGGACCAAGATACTTTATTTCCTTGACCAGATGAGTAATGAGATGAACAGATATATCAAAGAATGCCGGTGGGAAGTACGCCTCTAGAAGAGACATTGTCTGGAAAAGCTTCTTCTCAAGATTGTGCAGTGACCTCTCATCAAGAACCTTCTGAGATATTGCATTGAAGAAGAAGCataggctcatgattgccattcGGACTTTTTCTGGCAAAATGTTCCTGATTCCAACCGCAAGCATTGTTGTGAGCATGACATCGCAATCGTGAGCCTTCATTGGGAGCATTTTGTTCTCTTTTGGCGCCACGAGCTTCCTGATGTCCGCTGAGTATCCGGAGGGAACTTTCACGCTACGGAAGAAGTCGCACAGCTCCTGCCTCTCTTCCTTAGTTAGATTTATGGCACATAATGGTAGCTGGGCACTGGGGCCCTCGGGACACAACTCGGGCCTGATATCCAAATCTTTCATGTCCGCTCGTGCATTTGCATGGTCCTTGCTTTTCCCCTTGGTGTTCAAGAGTGTTCCAAGTAAGCTCCCACAAACATTCTTTGTCACATGCATGACATCGATGCTGTGGCGAACTGCTAAGTCTttccaatagggtagctcccatagaatggacttcttcttccacctcTTATCAGCGACTTCTTCCTCCTTGCGCTTTCTCTTTCCAAGGGCACTCTTTTTGTTCTTCCCCAACGTAACATTGACATCCTTTACCTGGTCATAGACATCATGCCCAGTGAAATGCCTCGGAGCAGATCCCTTCTCAATTGTGCCATCAAACTGGCGTTTCATGAGCCGGTAAGGATGGGATCGGCTAAGGAAATGGCGATGTCTTATGTACACCCTCTTCTTCGAGTTGTTCAGCCAAAGACTCTCGGTATCATCTAAGCACTGAAAGCAATCTTTCTCTCCTTTGGACTGCCCAGACAAGCAACGGTGTCCCGGAACATCGGTGACGCTGGTTAACACCATTGCACGCAACTTGAATGACTCTCTCTTGAACCCATCATATACCTTGATACCGTCTGACCAGAGCGTCTTGAGCTCATCGACAACCGGCCTCAGATACACGTCGATGTCATTCCCTGGCTGATGCGGACCCGAGATCAAAAGTGGCATCATCATGTATTTCCTCCTGTTACACAGCCACGATGGAATGTTGTAGATCGATAACAACACAGGCCAGACACTGTGCGAGCTGCTCCTGTTACCGAACGGGTTCATGCCATCTGTGCTCAGTGCAAAGCGAATGTTTCTTGGCTCATCTTTAAAAGATGCATACTTGGAGTCGATGACGCGCCACTGAATAGCATCTGCTGGATGCCGTAGGTAACCATCATTCTTGCGTCCCTCCTTGTGCCAACTCAACAACTGCGCGTCCTTGGCAGTTGCAAACAAACGCTTCAGGCGAGGGATTATAGGGAAGTACCATACCACCTTCCAAGGAGCTCCATGCCTCTTGTCCTCATCACCCCCGTCATTTCTTCGTTTGTATCGAGAGACTCCACACTCGGGGCATTCGGTCAGTTTTTCATTTTCTTTACCATGGTACAGTATACAGTCATTCTTGCAGGCATCGATTTTCTCGACCTCCAATCCCATAGGGCAAACAATCTGCTTGGCCTCATATGTGGTCTTGGGTAACTCATTCCCCTCAGGCAACATGTCCTCTAATCGATGTAGCAATGCATCGAAGCTCCGGTCAGTCCAATGATATGTCGCCTTCAACTGGAGAAGCGTGAGAGTAGCAAACAACTTTGAATACTTTGCCTTGCAGCTCTGATGGAGAGGAGTCCTCATGTCTGCCATCAACCTCTTCAGCTTCTTCATCTCCGCCTCAGTGTACTCATCAAAGCCCATGGCATCACGCACCATCTCCTCAAGGTCCTGTGACTTCTGGGCATAATTGGCACTGATATCTGCTAGCTTGTCATCGGTGAGAGCCGGGATGCAAAAGGGTCCTTCCTCGTTGTCCTGACCAGCACCATGAGTTCCATCATCCTGATGTAGGTCACCAGAGAATCCTTGGTCCATACAACCAGCTTGCAAGTCTCGATCATTAACTCCTTCTTCTCCATGCTTGTTCCAACATCTGTAGTGATCCATGAATCCTCGGAGGATCAGGTGGGCATGGAGTGTTAATGAACTCGAGAACTGCTTCTTATTCTCACAATCAATGCATGGACACCACATAGTTGTCTTGTGCCGATTCAACATATCCGCCTCTGCAACTCTTATGAATAATTTCAGACCATCTAAGTACTGAGCACATGCACGGTTGCGAAGAGACATCCAGCTCCGATCCTCCATATCTACAAAAgtatgaaaacaaatgaaatcaACTAATCCTTGCATGAAAATCCTATAAATTACTTGAATAGTAAATTTACTATTGCATCAGTGTGACACTCCAAAGAAAAAGATATGACTAGCCAAAGctctatgaaaaacaagttgcACTGAAGTAGAGCTTAGCTTGGCTATGTGAGTTCAGTCAGACCTGATATTGAACTAACAGCCAAAGAAGACAACAACTAGCTAGAACAGGGTACTAAGCTGTATACCACTGATAGAAAAATATTATGCATTAAACTGAACAGAGAGCACACCTACTGTCTATTTTGCAATGAAATTTTCGTTTGCAGCTTACAGACTCTACAGATTGCTGTCAATTGACAGTTACAGACTCTCTGAACGCTTCCACATGACAGCACCGGATCCATTTCTCGCACAATCAAGAACACAGCCGAAGGGAAAAAGGGAAAAGAAGTGAGCGATGATGTACCTCTGCTCGA is part of the Miscanthus floridulus cultivar M001 chromosome 9, ASM1932011v1, whole genome shotgun sequence genome and encodes:
- the LOC136479839 gene encoding uncharacterized protein, which gives rise to MLASSPKKNVPVEIKNAWSSDRRPPPSTCSSGRCPVESPQHGTYSSGRRQPPPHPGGLPIPARPELRQSPRAARRAPTSAPPAPAVAAAHLGTCISGQSPPPLRRPITRAQAPAVTCRRRPPGRSIVGPDRARPSSCQQGRDSLASIAHLEQRYIIAHFFSLFPFGCVLDCARNGSGAVMWKRSENMEDRSWMSLRNRACAQYLDGLKLFIRVAEADMLNRHKTTMWCPCIDCENKKQFSSSLTLHAHLILRGFMDHYRCWNKHGEEGVNDRDLQAGCMDQGFSGDLHQDDGTHGAGQDNEEGPFCIPALTDDKLADISANYAQKSQDLEEMVRDAMGFDEYTEAEMKKLKRLMADMRTPLHQSCKAKYSKLFATLTLLQLKATYHWTDRSFDALLHRLEDMLPEGNELPKTTYEAKQIVCPMGLEVEKIDACKNDCILYHGKENEKLTECPECGVSRYKRRNDGGDEDKRHGAPWKVVWYFPIIPRLKRLFATAKDAQLLSWHKEGRKNDGYLRHPADAIQWRVIDSKYASFKDEPRNIRFALSTDGMNPFGNRSSSHSVWPVLLSIYNIPSWLCNRRKYMMMPLLISGPHQPGNDIDVYLRPVVDELKTLWSDGIKVYDGFKRESFKLRAMVLTSVTDVPGHRCLSGQSKGEKDCFQCLDDTESLWLNNSKKRVYIRHRHFLSRSHPYRLMKRQFDGTIEKGSAPRHFTGHDVYDQVKDVNVTLGKNKKSALGKRKRKEEEVADKRWKKKSILWELPYWKDLAVRHSIDVMHVTKNVCGSLLGTLLNTKGKSKDHANARADMKDLDIRPELCPEGPSAQLPLCAINLTKEERQELCDFFRSVKVPSGYSADIRKLVAPKENKMLPMKAHDCDVMLTTMLAVGIRNILPEKVRMAIMSLCFFFNAISQKVLDERSLHNLEKKLFQTMSLLEAYFPPAFFDISVHLITHLVKEIKYLGPVFLHHMYPYERFMSTLNRYTKSRVHPEGSMVQGYSAEEVVDWCLGYIDPTNPIGLYKSPHEGRLAGIGTLGKKTLNPDPDDYQRAHFLVLFELLHR